A window from Triticum aestivum cultivar Chinese Spring chromosome 6D, IWGSC CS RefSeq v2.1, whole genome shotgun sequence encodes these proteins:
- the LOC123144188 gene encoding uncharacterized protein, translated as MKRAHKVVLAQPAAAAAATPPRPLPRAPRPVRGDGGEAFRASQRYQSLLQDYKELLKETAAKKNRLHLEKLKKQRLSAEVKFLRRRYKSMSENPSQTAVYRLKNPAMAPTSRTAVWVDHHRPVQAVGSSSKGHQPAQQQRQHQVPRSSPVIDLNEACELSSSEETEEFHGYQETVRADKVNRYLLEGNVVAGPSDSKMPAFWDARNSAAARAAGKRKISWQDQLALRV; from the exons ATGAAGAGGGCTCACAAGGTGGTCCTGGcccagccggcggcggcggcggctgcgacgcCTCCTCGGCCGCTGCCTCGAGCGCCCCGGCCCGTCCGCGGCGACGGGGGAGAGGCGTTCAGGGCGAGCCAGAGGTACCAGAGCCTCCTCCAGGACTACAAGGAGCTCCTCAAG GAAACTGCCGCAAAGAAGAACAGATTGCATTTGGAGAAGCTGAAAAAGCAAAGGCTTTCGGCTGAAGTCAA GTTTTTGCGAAGAAGGTACAAATCTATGTCAGAAAATCCATCTCAGACTGCTGTTTATAGATTGAAGAACCCGGCAATGGCGCCTACTTCCCGGACCGCGGTGTGGGTTGATCACCACCGGCCCGTTCAGGCTGTTGGGAGTTCAAGCAAAGGTCATCAGCCCGCGCAGCAGCAAAGGCAGCATCAGGTTCCGCGGTCGTCTCCGGTTATTGACCTCAACGAGGCTTGTGAGCTG AGTTCCTCCGAGGAGACGGAAGAATTTCATGGTTACCAGGAGACTGTTAGGGCGGACAAGGTGAACAGGTACCTGTTAGAGGGCAATGTTGTCGCCGGTCCTAGTGACTCGAAAATGCCGGCGTTCTGGGATGCCCGGAACTCTGCGGCGGCGCGCGCCGCCGGGAAGAGGAAGATCTCATGGCAGGATCAGTTGGCTCTTAGAGTATAG